In Pectobacterium aroidearum, the following are encoded in one genomic region:
- a CDS encoding prepilin peptidase-dependent protein: MKTGNRQQRGFTLLELLVVLTIVALMAGGGLHGWIQYQQAIRLEQSAQQLLDFLSRVQANAYWHNETRTVKLIPQGELWCMVAGQNEKQAEETCRENHPGQFVRRTQEVVLAKSTSSIFTFFGLRNAAQAGHISLSNAAGQLRLIISVRGRMRLCSESQVVLAIPLC, encoded by the coding sequence ATGAAAACAGGGAATCGACAACAGCGGGGGTTTACCTTGCTTGAACTTTTAGTGGTGCTGACGATTGTGGCGCTGATGGCAGGCGGCGGTCTGCATGGCTGGATTCAATATCAGCAGGCTATTCGTCTGGAGCAGAGTGCGCAGCAGTTGCTGGATTTTTTGAGTCGGGTTCAGGCGAATGCCTACTGGCATAACGAGACCCGGACGGTGAAGCTTATACCGCAGGGGGAGCTATGGTGCATGGTAGCGGGGCAGAATGAGAAACAGGCGGAGGAAACGTGCCGTGAGAACCATCCAGGGCAGTTCGTTCGCCGTACGCAGGAGGTCGTGCTGGCAAAATCCACCAGCAGCATTTTTACGTTCTTTGGTTTGCGTAATGCGGCTCAGGCCGGGCACATCTCACTGTCGAACGCTGCGGGCCAGTTGCGTCTCATCATCTCGGTGAGGGGACGTATGCGTCTGTGCAGCGAATCACAAGTTGTTCTGGCGATTCCCCTATGTTGA
- a CDS encoding YgdB family protein has protein sequence MKQGLQKGSGTLAMVLLIAVIGLLLMSGLQRQLESAIQVANDERYYLRAFNQALSSLNWGRGLRWRVSTESWQCQQLSAEQLVVCLRAASDGKQGVLRGEGTLPASTRTLKLYQRVSFLALSPGQIAIQPLANGWLDFCPDKEVTRCDATE, from the coding sequence ATGAAGCAAGGATTGCAAAAGGGAAGCGGAACGCTGGCTATGGTGTTGCTAATCGCCGTTATCGGCCTGCTGTTGATGTCTGGTTTGCAACGTCAGCTTGAGTCTGCCATTCAGGTAGCAAACGATGAACGGTATTATCTGCGAGCGTTCAATCAGGCGTTGTCCTCGCTGAACTGGGGAAGAGGGCTGCGTTGGCGCGTATCAACCGAAAGCTGGCAGTGTCAGCAGCTCTCAGCGGAGCAGCTCGTGGTGTGTTTGCGGGCTGCCTCGGATGGTAAGCAAGGCGTACTGCGTGGTGAAGGGACGCTCCCCGCATCGACTCGAACGCTGAAGCTGTACCAGCGAGTGTCATTTCTGGCGCTGTCGCCGGGTCAGATCGCGATTCAACCATTGGCTAACGGCTGGCTGGATTTTTGTCCTGACAAGGAGGTGACGCGCTGTGATGCAACAGAATAG
- the lgt gene encoding prolipoprotein diacylglyceryl transferase, translating into MTTSYLAFPQFDPVIFSIGPLALHWYGLMYLVGFVFAMWLAVRRANKPGSGWTKDEVENLLYMGFLGVFVGGRLGYVLFYAFPSFLENPLYLFKVWDGGMSFHGGLMGVICVMLWFAHRTKRHFFQVADFIAPLIPFGLGAGRLGNFINGELWGRVTTDTPWAMLFPGSRSEDMMLAVSNPQWQAIFNQYGMLPRHPSQLYQMMLEGVALFIILNLFIRKSRPMGSVSGLFLIGYGTFRIITEFFRQPDAQLGLFGDLFSMGQILSLPMVIAGILMMVWAYRRQPAQQ; encoded by the coding sequence ATGACGACAAGCTATCTGGCGTTTCCTCAGTTTGATCCAGTGATTTTCTCAATTGGCCCGCTGGCGCTGCACTGGTATGGGCTGATGTATCTGGTGGGTTTTGTATTTGCCATGTGGCTGGCGGTGCGTCGGGCGAATAAACCGGGTAGCGGTTGGACCAAAGATGAAGTCGAAAACCTGCTGTATATGGGGTTCCTCGGAGTCTTCGTCGGCGGGCGTTTGGGCTACGTCCTGTTTTATGCCTTCCCGTCATTTCTTGAAAATCCGCTCTATCTTTTCAAAGTCTGGGATGGCGGTATGTCATTCCACGGTGGCTTAATGGGTGTTATTTGCGTCATGCTGTGGTTCGCGCATCGCACCAAACGCCATTTCTTCCAGGTCGCTGATTTTATTGCCCCTCTGATTCCTTTCGGGCTGGGCGCTGGCCGTCTGGGCAACTTCATCAACGGCGAACTGTGGGGACGCGTAACGACCGATACGCCGTGGGCCATGTTGTTCCCAGGTTCGCGCAGCGAAGATATGATGCTGGCCGTTAGCAATCCGCAGTGGCAGGCGATTTTCAATCAGTACGGCATGTTGCCGCGTCATCCTTCCCAACTGTATCAAATGATGCTGGAAGGCGTGGCACTGTTTATTATTCTGAATCTCTTTATTCGTAAGTCCCGGCCGATGGGCAGCGTCTCTGGGCTTTTCCTGATCGGTTACGGCACGTTCCGTATTATCACCGAATTCTTCCGCCAGCCGGATGCGCAACTGGGTCTGTTTGGCGACCTGTTCAGCATGGGGCAAATCCTGTCGCTGCCGATGGTGATCGCCGGTATTCTGATGATGGTCTGGGCCTATCGCCGTCAGCCCGCGCAGCAATAA
- the ptrA gene encoding pitrilysin, with protein sequence MRKQWVWITGWFLLFTFWLPASWAETGWQPLAQTIRKSEKDPRQYQAIKLDNGMTVLLVSDPQAPKSLASLALPIGSLNDPDNQLGLAHYLEHMVLMGSKRYPEPEALSEFLKKHGGSHNASTASYRTAFYLEVENDALRPAVDRMADAIAEPLLDPVNADRERNAVNAELTMARSRDGHRMAQVGAETLNPAHPSARFSGGNLETLSDKPGSKLHDELVKFYQKYYSANLMKGVIYSNQPLPELAKLAADTFGRIANHNASVPAVTVPVTTEKQRGVMIHYVPAQPRKQLRIEFRVSDISQEFRSKTDTYISYLIGNRSQNTLSDWLQKEGLVESIGAGSSPIIDRNGGMFAISASLTDKGLAQRDEVIAAIFRYLQQIRTEGIQQRYFDEIAHVLDLDFRYPSISRDMDYIEWLVDTMLSVPVEHTLDAQYVADRYDPKAIAARLDEMTPQNARVWVISPNEPHNKVAYFVDAPYEMDKIPSATFAKWKTLGQKMSLSLPTINPYIPDDFSLIKADKAMTKPTLLLNQPGLRVLYMPSHYFADEPKAEITLFLRNQEARSTARNQVLFALNDYLAGLALDELSYQASVGGISFSTRSNDGLVINANGYTQHLPRLLLTLADGYASFTSTEEQLEQAKSWYLQQLDAVEKSKAFEQALQPIQAVSQLPYFERGERRKLLKDIRLQDVVNYRKDLLQKATPEMLVVGNLAPERVTELANTLKAHLKADGENLSRSDDVKVSKTQLANLQRPGSSTDSALAAVYVPTGYSETQSMAYSSVLGQIVQPWFYSQLRTEEQLGYAVFAFPTSVGRQMGIGFLLQSNSKQPAYLYQRYEDFYLKAQKRLREMSEEEFSQYKQGVMNELNQRPQTLGEEAGRLRKDLDRENFAFDSREKLLEQIKPLTVTQVADFFQKALKPEGLAVLSQVSGSHHGKADYAAPKGWHTYADASSLQKTLPHEKAPAMIPAPAALPTVEAAAPEAVGKVSAE encoded by the coding sequence ATGCGTAAACAGTGGGTCTGGATTACCGGGTGGTTTCTTTTATTCACATTCTGGCTTCCGGCGAGTTGGGCAGAAACAGGCTGGCAGCCGCTGGCGCAGACCATTCGAAAAAGCGAAAAAGATCCGCGGCAATATCAGGCGATCAAGCTGGATAACGGAATGACCGTTCTGCTGGTTTCCGATCCGCAGGCACCCAAATCCTTGGCATCACTGGCGTTGCCTATTGGTTCGCTGAACGATCCTGATAACCAACTGGGGCTAGCGCATTACCTTGAACACATGGTGCTGATGGGATCGAAACGTTACCCAGAGCCGGAAGCACTGTCCGAATTTTTGAAAAAGCATGGCGGCAGCCACAACGCCAGCACGGCGTCTTACCGCACGGCGTTTTATCTGGAAGTGGAAAATGATGCGCTGCGGCCAGCGGTCGATCGCATGGCCGATGCGATTGCGGAACCGCTGCTCGATCCGGTGAACGCCGATCGTGAGCGTAACGCGGTCAATGCAGAATTGACGATGGCACGTTCGCGTGACGGTCATCGCATGGCGCAGGTAGGCGCAGAGACGCTGAATCCGGCGCACCCGAGCGCGCGTTTTTCGGGGGGCAATCTTGAGACCCTGAGCGATAAACCCGGTAGCAAACTGCATGATGAACTGGTGAAGTTTTATCAGAAATACTACTCGGCCAACCTGATGAAAGGGGTGATTTACAGCAATCAACCTCTGCCGGAACTGGCGAAACTGGCGGCCGACACATTCGGGCGTATTGCCAATCACAACGCCAGCGTTCCCGCGGTTACCGTTCCTGTCACGACGGAGAAGCAGCGTGGCGTAATGATTCACTATGTTCCTGCACAGCCAAGAAAACAGCTGCGTATTGAGTTTCGCGTCAGCGATATTAGCCAGGAATTTCGTAGCAAGACGGATACCTACATTAGCTATCTGATCGGTAACCGCAGCCAGAATACGCTTTCTGACTGGTTACAAAAGGAAGGTCTGGTTGAGTCTATCGGTGCAGGTTCTTCACCGATCATTGACCGTAACGGCGGCATGTTTGCAATTTCAGCCTCGCTGACCGATAAAGGTCTGGCACAGCGTGACGAGGTGATTGCCGCCATCTTCCGTTACCTGCAACAAATCCGTACCGAGGGGATTCAACAGCGCTATTTTGATGAAATCGCGCATGTTCTGGATCTGGATTTCCGCTATCCGTCCATCAGTCGGGATATGGACTATATCGAATGGCTGGTGGATACCATGTTGAGCGTGCCGGTCGAACATACGCTGGATGCGCAGTATGTTGCGGATCGTTATGATCCAAAGGCTATCGCTGCACGTCTGGACGAAATGACGCCGCAGAACGCACGCGTCTGGGTCATCAGTCCGAATGAACCACATAATAAAGTGGCCTATTTCGTCGATGCGCCGTACGAGATGGATAAAATTCCATCGGCCACATTCGCAAAATGGAAAACGCTGGGACAGAAAATGTCGCTGTCGTTGCCAACGATCAATCCGTATATCCCCGATGATTTTTCCCTGATCAAAGCCGATAAGGCGATGACTAAGCCGACGCTCCTGCTGAATCAGCCGGGGTTACGCGTGTTGTATATGCCAAGCCACTACTTCGCCGATGAACCGAAAGCGGAAATTACGCTGTTTCTGCGGAATCAGGAAGCGCGCAGTACCGCCCGTAATCAGGTGCTGTTTGCGTTAAATGATTATTTGGCGGGGCTGGCATTGGATGAACTCAGCTATCAGGCCTCGGTTGGTGGCATCAGTTTCTCCACCCGCAGCAATGATGGTCTGGTGATTAACGCCAATGGCTATACCCAGCATTTACCACGGTTGCTACTGACGTTGGCGGATGGCTATGCCTCCTTTACGTCGACGGAAGAGCAGTTAGAACAGGCAAAATCCTGGTATTTGCAGCAGTTGGACGCGGTAGAGAAATCAAAAGCGTTTGAACAGGCATTACAGCCGATTCAGGCTGTGTCGCAACTGCCTTACTTCGAGCGTGGTGAACGCCGTAAGCTGCTGAAGGATATCCGTTTACAGGATGTGGTTAACTACCGTAAAGATCTGCTGCAAAAAGCCACGCCGGAAATGCTGGTCGTCGGCAATCTGGCTCCAGAGCGAGTCACCGAACTGGCAAATACGCTGAAAGCGCATTTGAAGGCCGATGGTGAAAATCTGTCGCGCAGCGATGATGTCAAAGTCAGTAAGACACAGCTTGCTAATCTACAGCGTCCTGGCAGCAGCACGGATTCTGCGTTAGCGGCGGTGTATGTACCGACAGGGTACTCGGAAACGCAGAGTATGGCATACAGTTCCGTGCTGGGGCAGATCGTCCAGCCTTGGTTCTATAGCCAGTTGAGAACGGAAGAGCAACTGGGCTATGCCGTGTTTGCCTTCCCGACGTCTGTGGGCAGACAGATGGGCATCGGCTTCCTGCTGCAAAGTAATAGCAAGCAACCGGCTTATCTCTATCAGCGCTATGAAGATTTTTACCTGAAAGCGCAAAAACGGCTGCGTGAAATGAGTGAAGAAGAATTTTCGCAGTATAAGCAAGGCGTGATGAATGAACTGAATCAGCGTCCGCAAACATTGGGCGAAGAAGCTGGCCGACTGCGTAAAGATTTGGATCGGGAAAACTTTGCTTTTGACTCGCGTGAGAAACTGCTCGAACAAATCAAACCGCTGACGGTGACGCAAGTGGCTGATTTCTTCCAGAAGGCGCTGAAGCCTGAAGGGCTCGCCGTGCTGTCACAGGTTTCCGGTAGCCATCATGGTAAAGCTGACTATGCTGCGCCGAAGGGATGGCATACCTACGCGGATGCATCTTCGTTGCAGAAAACGTTACCGCATGAGAAAGCGCCTGCGATGATCCCGGCCCCCGCAGCACTGCCGACGGTAGAAGCTGCGGCACCGGAAGCTGTCGGTAAGGTTTCAGCAGAATGA
- a CDS encoding prepilin-type N-terminal cleavage/methylation domain-containing protein — MQQNSAVNKGPVSHQSGFSLPETLVAALLFAVSLMGLLQYHQILQQSFQHQWQQRQAWRFAMQQLDAYEAGVSYDPFALGHEASLSKNWQFSVSEQLQSPECRQVTARVMTPRRYQATLNRWFCRTPPV, encoded by the coding sequence ATGCAACAGAATAGCGCAGTGAATAAGGGGCCTGTGAGCCATCAATCCGGTTTTAGCCTGCCGGAAACGCTGGTGGCGGCGCTGCTGTTTGCCGTGTCGCTGATGGGGTTACTGCAATATCACCAGATTTTACAGCAGTCATTTCAGCACCAGTGGCAGCAGCGTCAGGCGTGGCGGTTCGCTATGCAGCAACTGGACGCCTATGAAGCGGGTGTGTCGTATGATCCGTTCGCGCTTGGTCATGAAGCATCTCTTAGCAAAAACTGGCAGTTTAGTGTGTCAGAGCAGTTACAGAGCCCAGAATGCCGTCAGGTAACGGCAAGAGTCATGACGCCACGTCGCTATCAGGCTACACTAAACCGTTGGTTTTGCCGAACGCCGCCTGTTTAG
- the recC gene encoding exodeoxyribonuclease V subunit gamma has translation MFRIYHSNQLDILKRLMVELIKRQPLADPFQQEVILVQSPGMAQWLQIELAGHFGIAANIQFPLPGVFLWNMCRHVLPDIPKESAFSKDAMTWKLMHLLPDLLEQPDFSALNHYLQDDDNQRKLHQLAGRVADLFDQYLIYRPEWIKAWQEGKQVDDLGGNQLWQSALWRALVDYTRELAQPEWHHAILYQRFINALEQAKTCPKGLPPRVFICGISALPPIYLQALNALARHIDVHLLFTNPCRHYWSDIQDYKFLAKLKARNRRLHRFDGVQTDETRPLFRDPGQAETLFNDDGNQLINNPLLASWGKLGRDNLYLLAELDNVQEVDAFVESDGENLLQTLQRDILELEDHAVVAVSHETQNSSMQKRLLALDDRSVDFHACHSPQREVEVLHDRLLAMMADDPQLMPRDVIVMMADIDSYTPFIQAVFGNAPDNRYLPFAISDQRARHAHPALQAVISLLDLPTSRFTAEQVLALLEVPALAARFGIQEEGLRRLRLWVVESGVRWGLDDDNVRDLMLPPTGQHTWRFGLTRMLLGYAMDSQVGDWQGVLPYDESSGLIAELAGQLAELLMQIHQWRQRLSQPRVLVDWLPLCRELIETFFDADSETEAALALVEKQWQYVIGMGTMAHYPQQVPISRLRDELSRRLDQERLSQRFLAGAINFCTLMPMRSIPFKVVCLLGMNDGVYPRTLPPLGFDLMGRKIKRGDRSRRDDDRYLFLEALLSAQHKLYISYIGRSIQDNTRRYPSVLVSELTEYIAQSYVLPGDETLDIDSSAERVMKHLCREHSRMPFDADNFLPAPQPLSFAAEWLAAANRKGEAQPDFDREALSERTTDSDVSLDDLKRFYRHPVRAFFQLRLGVSFMLHSDELLDEEPFVVDSLNRYQLNSELLNTLINEGDTEKLYRRARAAGELPYGAFGEIYWQEQQQEMAQLAARVRDELTPSLSVSREVDILLDGVRVSGWLNQVQPDGLLRWRPGTLSMKDGITLWLEHLAYCATGGQGESRLYGREDTAWRFAALSETQAREHLALMLEGYRRGMSKPLLLLNKAGSAWLAECYDRESESLRSDEETQNKARARLLQAWQGNMGMRGEGEDYYLQRIIRELDEKRMNEVIEAAQIWLLPPFRSNLA, from the coding sequence ATGTTTAGAATCTATCACTCCAATCAGTTGGATATCTTGAAAAGACTGATGGTTGAGTTGATAAAACGCCAGCCGCTTGCTGATCCCTTCCAGCAGGAAGTGATTTTGGTGCAAAGTCCGGGGATGGCGCAGTGGCTGCAAATTGAGTTGGCTGGGCACTTCGGTATTGCTGCCAATATCCAATTCCCGCTGCCCGGTGTTTTCTTGTGGAATATGTGTCGCCACGTGCTGCCGGATATTCCAAAAGAAAGCGCCTTCAGCAAGGATGCGATGACGTGGAAGCTCATGCATTTGCTGCCCGATTTACTGGAACAACCTGATTTTTCGGCACTTAACCACTATCTGCAGGATGATGATAACCAGCGTAAGCTGCATCAGCTTGCCGGGCGCGTAGCGGATCTTTTCGATCAATACCTGATTTATCGCCCCGAGTGGATCAAGGCATGGCAAGAAGGGAAACAGGTTGACGATCTCGGCGGGAACCAGCTGTGGCAGTCGGCGCTGTGGCGTGCGCTGGTGGACTACACTCGCGAACTGGCGCAGCCCGAATGGCACCATGCGATTCTGTATCAACGCTTTATTAATGCGTTAGAGCAGGCAAAAACATGTCCGAAAGGCCTGCCGCCACGCGTTTTTATCTGTGGTATCTCGGCGTTACCTCCCATCTATCTACAGGCGTTGAACGCACTGGCGCGGCACATTGACGTGCATCTGCTATTTACCAATCCTTGTCGCCATTACTGGAGCGATATTCAGGACTATAAGTTTCTGGCGAAGCTAAAAGCCCGCAACCGGCGCTTGCATCGCTTTGACGGCGTTCAGACGGATGAGACGCGTCCGTTATTTCGCGATCCTGGACAGGCAGAGACGCTGTTCAATGACGACGGTAACCAGTTGATTAATAATCCGCTGCTAGCATCGTGGGGAAAGCTGGGGCGCGATAATCTTTATCTGCTGGCTGAGTTGGATAATGTGCAGGAGGTCGATGCCTTTGTTGAGTCGGATGGCGAAAATCTGCTGCAAACCCTGCAGCGCGATATCCTTGAGCTGGAAGACCACGCGGTCGTCGCCGTGAGTCACGAGACGCAGAACAGCAGCATGCAAAAGCGTCTGCTGGCGCTCGACGATCGTTCGGTTGATTTTCACGCCTGCCATAGCCCCCAGCGTGAGGTTGAAGTGCTTCACGACCGCTTGCTGGCTATGATGGCGGACGATCCTCAACTGATGCCGCGTGACGTCATTGTGATGATGGCGGACATCGACAGCTATACGCCGTTTATTCAGGCGGTATTTGGTAACGCGCCGGATAATCGCTACCTGCCTTTTGCCATTTCCGACCAGCGTGCGCGGCATGCACATCCTGCCTTGCAGGCGGTAATCAGCCTGCTAGATTTACCGACCAGTCGTTTTACGGCGGAACAGGTTCTGGCATTGCTTGAAGTCCCCGCGTTAGCCGCTCGTTTCGGTATTCAGGAAGAAGGGTTACGGCGTTTGCGCCTGTGGGTGGTGGAATCGGGCGTGCGCTGGGGATTGGATGACGACAACGTGCGCGATCTCATGCTGCCGCCAACGGGCCAGCATACGTGGCGTTTTGGTCTGACGAGAATGCTGCTGGGCTATGCGATGGACAGTCAGGTCGGCGACTGGCAGGGCGTGCTGCCCTACGATGAATCCAGCGGATTGATTGCGGAACTGGCTGGTCAACTGGCCGAACTGCTGATGCAGATTCATCAGTGGCGTCAGCGCTTGTCTCAACCACGAGTGCTTGTCGACTGGTTACCGCTATGTCGAGAGTTGATCGAAACTTTCTTTGATGCTGACAGCGAGACCGAAGCGGCGCTGGCGTTAGTTGAAAAACAGTGGCAGTACGTGATTGGCATGGGGACGATGGCGCATTATCCACAGCAGGTGCCGATTTCCCGGTTACGTGATGAACTTTCGCGGCGTCTCGATCAGGAACGGCTCAGCCAGCGTTTTCTGGCCGGTGCGATCAACTTTTGTACGCTGATGCCGATGCGTTCTATCCCATTCAAGGTCGTGTGTTTGCTGGGGATGAATGATGGTGTCTATCCCCGAACGCTGCCGCCGCTCGGGTTCGATCTGATGGGGCGGAAGATCAAGCGTGGCGATCGTAGCCGACGTGACGACGACCGCTACCTGTTCCTTGAAGCGCTGCTGTCGGCGCAGCACAAACTTTATATCAGCTATATCGGGCGCTCGATTCAGGATAATACACGCCGCTATCCTTCCGTGTTGGTTAGCGAACTGACGGAATATATCGCGCAAAGTTACGTCCTGCCGGGGGATGAAACGCTGGATATTGATAGCAGCGCGGAACGGGTAATGAAGCACCTCTGCCGTGAACATAGCCGTATGCCTTTTGATGCAGATAACTTTCTGCCAGCACCGCAGCCATTGAGCTTTGCGGCAGAATGGCTGGCGGCGGCGAACCGAAAAGGGGAGGCACAGCCTGATTTCGATCGTGAAGCGTTGTCCGAAAGAACAACTGATAGCGATGTGAGTCTGGACGATCTGAAGCGTTTTTATCGTCATCCTGTGCGAGCCTTTTTTCAACTGCGGCTTGGCGTGAGTTTCATGCTACATAGCGATGAACTGCTGGATGAAGAGCCCTTTGTGGTGGATAGCCTTAACCGCTATCAATTGAATAGTGAGTTGCTTAATACCTTGATTAACGAAGGTGATACGGAAAAGCTGTATCGCCGTGCCAGAGCTGCGGGTGAATTGCCCTATGGGGCGTTTGGCGAAATTTACTGGCAGGAACAACAGCAGGAGATGGCGCAGCTGGCTGCGCGCGTGCGTGATGAATTAACGCCCTCGCTGTCGGTGAGTCGGGAAGTCGATATCCTCCTTGACGGCGTGCGCGTGAGCGGTTGGTTAAATCAGGTGCAGCCGGATGGCCTGCTACGCTGGCGCCCCGGCACGCTTTCCATGAAAGACGGCATTACGCTGTGGTTGGAACACCTGGCCTACTGTGCGACGGGGGGGCAGGGGGAAAGCCGGTTGTATGGGCGGGAAGATACCGCGTGGCGCTTTGCAGCCCTGTCGGAAACGCAGGCCAGAGAACATCTTGCTCTGATGTTGGAAGGGTATCGGCGGGGAATGAGCAAGCCGCTGTTACTGCTTAATAAAGCGGGAAGCGCCTGGCTTGCTGAATGTTATGATCGCGAAAGCGAGAGCCTGCGCTCGGATGAAGAGACGCAAAACAAAGCGCGAGCCCGCTTACTGCAAGCCTGGCAGGGTAATATGGGAATGCGGGGAGAAGGTGAGGATTATTACCTGCAGCGTATTATTCGTGAGTTGGATGAAAAACGAATGAATGAGGTGATTGAAGCGGCGCAAATCTGGCTACTGCCACCGTTCCGCTCTAATCTGGCGTGA
- the thyA gene encoding thymidylate synthase: MKQYLDLMKKVLEEGTPKADRTGTGTRSIFGHQMRFNLQDGFPLVTTKKCHLRSIIHELLWFLNGDTNVAYLHENKVSIWDEWADENGDLGPVYGKQWRSWGAADGRQIDQLKNVLTQLRQDPDSRRIIVSAWNVGELDKMALAPCHAFFQFYVADGKLSCQLYQRSCDIFLGLPFNIASYALLVHMVAQQCDLDVGDFVWTGGDTHLYNNHLEQTQLQLSREPRVLPKLVIKRRPDTLFDYRFEDFEIEGYDPHPAIKAPVAI, translated from the coding sequence ATGAAACAGTATCTGGATCTGATGAAAAAAGTGCTTGAAGAGGGCACGCCGAAGGCCGACCGTACCGGCACGGGCACGCGTTCCATTTTCGGCCATCAGATGCGTTTCAACTTGCAAGACGGGTTTCCGCTGGTTACCACCAAAAAATGCCACCTGCGTTCGATCATCCATGAACTGCTCTGGTTCCTGAACGGCGATACCAATGTTGCTTATCTGCATGAAAACAAAGTCAGTATTTGGGACGAGTGGGCAGATGAGAACGGTGATTTGGGGCCGGTTTACGGTAAGCAATGGCGTTCGTGGGGAGCCGCAGACGGCCGTCAGATCGACCAGTTGAAGAATGTTCTGACCCAGTTGAGACAGGATCCAGATTCTCGCCGTATTATCGTGTCTGCCTGGAACGTGGGTGAACTGGACAAAATGGCGTTGGCACCGTGCCACGCGTTTTTCCAGTTCTACGTGGCGGATGGCAAACTTTCTTGCCAGCTTTATCAGCGCTCGTGCGATATCTTCCTCGGCCTGCCGTTCAACATCGCCAGCTATGCGCTGCTGGTGCACATGGTGGCGCAGCAGTGCGATCTGGACGTCGGTGATTTCGTCTGGACTGGCGGCGACACGCATCTGTACAACAACCATCTGGAACAGACGCAATTGCAGCTGAGTCGTGAGCCGCGCGTGCTGCCTAAACTGGTGATTAAGCGTCGCCCGGATACGCTGTTCGACTACCGCTTCGAAGATTTTGAAATCGAGGGATACGATCCGCATCCCGCCATCAAAGCGCCTGTTGCGATATAA
- a CDS encoding prepilin peptidase-dependent protein produces MLIAMTLRQPRPKCKQRGFTLPEILLALSLGSLIMLSAAQLYPLLRSQSQDSAQLFRLEQLFSQVAMGIEKDIRRAGFCAGTCQGKAISMGNYPGEAENSCLNVSYDLNRNGVWDGGEQQDAESFGYRLRGRSLEIQSGAHNCQGDRWEKLFDPQEVVLTLFRLQRLATQNGVALYELQLAGYWAKRPAVKQHIVRLILGRNQ; encoded by the coding sequence ATGTTGATAGCCATGACGTTGAGACAACCAAGGCCGAAGTGTAAGCAGCGCGGCTTCACTTTGCCGGAAATCCTGTTAGCGCTGAGTTTAGGTAGTTTGATTATGCTGTCGGCGGCACAGCTCTACCCTTTGCTGCGCAGCCAAAGTCAGGATAGTGCACAGCTTTTCCGGCTTGAACAACTGTTCAGTCAGGTAGCGATGGGAATTGAGAAAGACATCCGTCGGGCCGGTTTTTGTGCGGGAACCTGTCAGGGCAAAGCGATTAGCATGGGGAATTATCCAGGAGAAGCGGAAAACAGCTGTCTGAATGTTTCTTACGATCTCAACCGGAATGGGGTGTGGGATGGTGGGGAGCAGCAGGATGCGGAATCTTTTGGCTATCGCCTGCGCGGTCGATCGTTGGAAATTCAGAGCGGGGCGCACAATTGTCAGGGCGATCGATGGGAAAAACTGTTTGATCCGCAGGAAGTCGTACTTACGCTGTTCCGGTTACAGCGTTTGGCTACGCAAAATGGTGTAGCGCTGTATGAATTGCAACTGGCGGGATACTGGGCGAAACGCCCTGCGGTTAAGCAACATATTGTCCGCCTGATATTGGGACGTAACCAATGA